The Opitutaceae bacterium nucleotide sequence TGGTGGCGGATTGGACCAAGATTCCGCTCAGCCGGCTGGAAAAGCGGGAGACCGAAAGGCTTCTCAGCATCGACAAGGAATTGCAGCAGATCGTAATCGGGCAGGATGCCGCCTGCACGGCGGTGGCCCGTGCCCTGCGTCGGTCACGTGCGGACCTCAAGGACCCGCGCCGGCCGATCGGTTCGTTCATGTTCCTCGGCCCGACAGGCGTGGGCAAGACCATGCTGGCCAAATCGCTTGCCGAAAAGATGTTCGGCGACCCCAACTCGATCATCCAGGTCGACATGTCGGAGTACATGGAGAAGTTCTCCGTTTCCCGCCTGATCGGCTCGCCTCCGGGCTATGTCGGCTATGAGGAAGGTGGTCAACTCTCCGAGGCCGTCCGTCGCAAGCCCTATTCGGTTGTCCTTTTCGACGAGATCGAAAAGGCCCATCCGGATGTGGTCCAGCTCCTCCTTCAGATCCTGGAGGACGGACGTCTGACCGACAGTCTGGGCCGGTCGGTTGATTTCCGGAACACCATCATCATCATGACCACGAACGTCGGCGCCAAGGTCATCCAGCGCCGGACCTCGATGGGCTTCAGCGCGGCCCGCACGGCGGCTGACGACTATGACAAGATGAAGGAGAAGGTGCTCGACGAGGCGAAGAAGATCTTCAAGCCGGAGTTCATCAACCGGATCAACGACCTTATTGTCTTCCGTCCGCTGACCCGCGAGGATCTCGTCCGGATCGTCGAATTGGAAATCGCCTCGGTTTCGAAGCGACTGGTCGATCGTCACATGACCCTCCAGTTCACGGAAGAGGCCAAGGTCCTGATCATCGACGAGGGGTACGACGAGAAGTACGGCGCCCGGCCCTTGCGGCGGGCGATCGAACGGCTGGTCGAGGATCCACTGGCGGAAGCCCTCCTGCGCGGCGACGTGAAGGAAGGCGAACCGATCCACGTCGACCGCGACGGCGATCACCTGACTTTTGTTCAGCACGAACCCGCCACGGAAGCGCCGTCAGAGACGTAAGGGCTCCGGGTAAGGGGAGAGAATCTCTCACAGAGGCCCGGAGGCACAGGGTCTGACTTAAAGAGTAGTATTCAGGAGGTATCATGAGATGTCCCGCGGCAGTCTCTCTCCTGCCGCGTAACCCCCGTGTATTGTCTGGACGGAGACAGGACCGTGGCAGCGATCCCTTTTCGCTCTGTGCCTTTGTGTCTCCGTGAGAGAAAAACCAGACAGGGAGTGATTCTCACAGAGGCACGGGGGCACAGTGGGGACGAAAGACAATAATACAATAGAAAGGGGTCAGCTTGAGTGGCACCAAGATAAGCAGATTCTTTGGCTCAGAACTGGCAATTTTTGTTGGTGTATTTGCCTGGTGTAGTCGCCCCAGTCTCTTGGGGCGTTTCACCGTGGTTACGCGGCAAGAGACTGCCGCGGCTACATTTCGTGATCCCTCCTGAATTCCCCTTAACTCAGTGCCATTCGGGTCAGGATTGAATGGCACCAAGCCACAATTCTGATCTTCCGCATTTGTGCAGCCACCTCGCTGTGTCGAGGTGCCCTTTACCTCTCGGAAACGCCGACGCAGCGGCGTGGCTACAATCCAGATCGGTCCTGACTCCCTCTAGAGTGAGTGTATCGCCGATTTGCTGACGGCCATGCCCGCTTCCTTGAGGGCTTCCGACATCGTCGGATGGGCATGGACGGTGCGGGCGAGGTCTTCGGCGCTGCCGCCGTATTCCATGTGGGCGACGGCTTCGGCGATCAGCTCCGATGCGTGGCGCGCGATGATCTGGACGCCGAGTATCCGGTCGGTCCTTGCGTCGGCGATCACCTTGACGAATCCGTCGGTTGAGCCGGTGGCGAGGGCGCGTCCGTTGGCCCCGATGGGGAATTTCCCGACGGCGACCTCGATGGACCTGTCTTTGGCCTGGGCTTCGGTGATTCCCACACCGGCCACTTCGGGATCGGTGTAGATGACGTTCGGGATGACGTCGTAGTTGACGTGACCGGCCCGCCCGGCGAGCCGCTCCGCGACCGCGACGCCTTCCTCCTCACCTTTGTGCGCGAGCATCGGTCCGGCGACGAGGTCGCCAATGGCGTAGATGGAATCGACCGAGGTCTTCAGGTGGGCGTCGGTCCTGACCCGGCCGGCCCGGTCCAGCTCGATGCCGACGGATTCAAGACCCAGGTCGTGGGTGAAGGGTCGACGCCCGACCGCAACGAGGATCTTGTCGGCTTCGAAGGTCAATTCCTTGCCATCGCGCTCCGCTTTCAGGACGGCCCTGTTCTTTCCGGAGCCCTTCTCCCAACCGGTCACCTTGGCGGAAAGCTCAAGGCGCAGGCCCTGTTTCTTGAGGGAGCGTTCGAGATGGCGTCCGATATCTTCGTCGTATCCGGCGGCGGCGCGTGGGAGGAATTCAACTACGGTCACCTCGCTGCCGAGGCGCGACCAGACCGAGCCGAGCTCGAGACCGATGGCGCCGGCCCCGACCACGACCAGCTTCCCGGGAACGGAGTCAAAGGCGAGGGCTTCCTCGCTTGAGATGATGGTGGAACCATCGAAGGGCACGCTGGGCAGCTCGATCGGGATCGAGCCGGTGGCGAGAATGATGTGCCCGGCCTCGAGGTCTTCGATGCCTCCGGCGGTCGTGACCTGGACGGAGTGCGGACCGGTCAGTCGGCCGGTTCCCTCGATGCGATGGATATTCCGCTTGGTCACGAGGGTGTCGACGCCCTTGACCAGGCCGGAAACGACGGACTCCTTGCGCTTCATCATGGCG carries:
- the lpdA gene encoding dihydrolipoyl dehydrogenase, which gives rise to MPNQSFDLVVIGAGPGGYVAAIRAAQLGLKTALIEKRKTLGGTCLNIGCIPSKALLHLSEQFHFAAHDAAAVGIRTGKVQLDLAAMMKRKESVVSGLVKGVDTLVTKRNIHRIEGTGRLTGPHSVQVTTAGGIEDLEAGHIILATGSIPIELPSVPFDGSTIISSEEALAFDSVPGKLVVVGAGAIGLELGSVWSRLGSEVTVVEFLPRAAAGYDEDIGRHLERSLKKQGLRLELSAKVTGWEKGSGKNRAVLKAERDGKELTFEADKILVAVGRRPFTHDLGLESVGIELDRAGRVRTDAHLKTSVDSIYAIGDLVAGPMLAHKGEEEGVAVAERLAGRAGHVNYDVIPNVIYTDPEVAGVGITEAQAKDRSIEVAVGKFPIGANGRALATGSTDGFVKVIADARTDRILGVQIIARHASELIAEAVAHMEYGGSAEDLARTVHAHPTMSEALKEAGMAVSKSAIHSL